The following proteins are co-located in the Clostridiales bacterium genome:
- a CDS encoding NHLP bacteriocin export ABC transporter permease/ATPase subunit: MGWFDEQIKQRIQADEDAFSEAFSSMAGAVMGRSMERLLSDDRQKTKNAMDEILKFYRIKSVELPDELTDINEQLEYLLRPSGVMRRMVHLEGAWYRNAVGAFLGTLKAGGVVALLPQGLSGYAFFDHANGKTVKLNRETAAMLEMEAICFYKPLPLKKLSIRDLLVYIAQTLSAADYALAGIATLAVTLIGMLGPKLNNIIFSSVITKGDLRLFTAVTVMLAATGISFLLMSTVKSIVIERMQTKTGTAVQAAAMMRVLSLPAEFFKEYSAGELSARTQSINTLCSMLGGAILTTGLTSVFSLAYLAQIFTYAPALIMPAITITLATVLFTLLSTLMQMKHSQQMMKLSAKESGLIYSFVSGVQKLKLSGAEKRAFAQWAALYRQKASLTYDPPMFLKLNAVITTGISLVGNIALYYAAVKSGVSVADYFAFNVAYGMVSGAFLSLSSIAITAANIKPVLELVKPILETVPEVSIGKKVLTRISGGIELNNVSFRYSESMPLIVDNLSLKIRPGQYVALVGKTGCGKSTLMRLMLGFEIPQKGAVYYDGRDLATVDLKSLRRRIGVVMQNGKLFSGDIFSNITISAPWLSMKEAWEAAERSGIADDIRNMPMGMHTMLSEGSGGVSGGQRQRLMIARAVAPKPRILMFDEATSALDNLTQKTVADSLASLKCTRIVIAHRLSTIKECDRIIVLDAGRVIEDGSYDELIERNGSFAELVARQRLDDSEFVGKTTLF, translated from the coding sequence ATGGGATGGTTTGACGAACAGATAAAACAACGGATACAGGCGGACGAGGACGCCTTTTCTGAAGCATTTTCCTCCATGGCGGGGGCTGTCATGGGGCGGAGCATGGAGCGGCTTCTTTCGGATGACCGTCAGAAGACCAAAAATGCAATGGACGAGATTTTGAAATTTTACCGCATTAAGTCCGTGGAGCTGCCGGACGAATTAACAGACATCAATGAACAGCTCGAATATCTGCTGCGGCCCTCCGGTGTCATGCGGAGAATGGTCCATTTGGAGGGAGCATGGTATCGCAACGCGGTTGGAGCGTTCCTCGGAACCCTCAAAGCCGGCGGAGTGGTAGCGCTGCTGCCGCAAGGGCTTTCCGGCTATGCCTTTTTCGACCATGCCAATGGTAAAACCGTGAAGTTGAACAGGGAAACAGCAGCAATGCTGGAAATGGAAGCCATCTGCTTTTACAAGCCGCTGCCGCTAAAGAAGCTGAGCATCCGAGACCTGCTCGTATACATTGCCCAGACCCTCTCTGCGGCTGATTATGCACTGGCAGGTATTGCCACATTGGCAGTCACCCTCATCGGGATGCTGGGCCCGAAGCTCAATAACATCATCTTCTCCAGCGTCATCACAAAAGGTGATCTGCGATTATTTACTGCGGTGACTGTGATGCTGGCGGCAACCGGTATTTCATTCCTGCTTATGAGCACGGTGAAAAGCATCGTCATCGAGCGGATGCAGACGAAAACCGGAACGGCGGTGCAGGCCGCCGCCATGATGCGCGTATTGTCTCTTCCTGCAGAATTTTTCAAGGAATACAGTGCAGGTGAGCTTTCAGCCCGTACGCAAAGCATCAATACGCTTTGCAGTATGCTGGGCGGCGCGATTCTGACCACAGGACTCACTTCGGTATTTTCCCTTGCGTATCTTGCTCAGATCTTTACGTACGCACCGGCACTAATCATGCCAGCGATTACTATTACATTGGCGACAGTTCTGTTTACGCTGCTCTCAACACTGATGCAGATGAAACACTCGCAGCAGATGATGAAGCTCTCAGCCAAGGAATCGGGCTTGATTTATTCCTTCGTAAGCGGTGTGCAGAAGTTAAAGCTTTCCGGTGCGGAGAAACGAGCGTTTGCACAGTGGGCGGCACTCTATCGCCAAAAGGCAAGCTTAACCTACGACCCGCCCATGTTCTTAAAGTTAAATGCAGTCATTACCACCGGAATTTCATTGGTGGGCAACATTGCTCTGTATTATGCAGCGGTGAAATCCGGCGTGTCTGTAGCGGACTATTTTGCATTCAACGTTGCCTATGGTATGGTGAGCGGTGCGTTTCTGTCTCTGTCAAGTATTGCGATTACGGCGGCGAATATCAAGCCGGTGTTGGAGCTGGTAAAACCCATTTTGGAGACGGTTCCGGAGGTATCCATCGGTAAGAAGGTGCTCACTCGCATATCAGGGGGCATCGAGCTGAACAACGTCTCTTTTCGCTATAGTGAGAGCATGCCTCTAATCGTCGACAACCTGTCTCTCAAAATTCGACCGGGGCAGTATGTAGCTCTGGTAGGCAAGACCGGCTGCGGAAAATCCACGCTCATGCGGCTGATGCTGGGCTTTGAGATACCTCAAAAAGGAGCCGTCTATTATGACGGCAGAGATCTTGCCACAGTAGATCTCAAATCGCTTCGGCGGCGCATTGGTGTTGTGATGCAAAACGGTAAGCTTTTCTCCGGTGATATTTTTTCAAACATCACCATCTCAGCCCCATGGCTATCAATGAAAGAAGCATGGGAGGCGGCGGAGCGATCAGGCATTGCAGACGACATTCGGAACATGCCCATGGGAATGCATACGATGCTTTCTGAAGGCAGCGGCGGCGTTTCAGGAGGACAGCGACAGCGGCTTATGATTGCACGGGCGGTGGCGCCCAAGCCTCGCATCCTCATGTTTGACGAGGCGACCTCTGCTTTGGACAACCTGACCCAAAAGACTGTAGCTGATTCGCTGGCAAGTCTCAAATGCACACGCATTGTGATCGCCCACCGGCTTTCCACCATCAAGGAGTGCGATCGCATTATCGTGCTGGACGCAGGAAGGGTGATTGAGGACGGCAGCTATGATGAGCTGATTGAAAGAAACGGCAGCTTCGCGGAGCTGGTAGCACGCCAGCGCCTTGATGACAGCGAATTTGTAGGAAAAACAACATTGTTTTAA
- a CDS encoding NHLP family bacteriocin export ABC transporter peptidase/permease/ATPase subunit, with product MAANQKKLKKPIEKGYAKVPVVMQMEALECGAASLCMVLAYYGKWVPLEQVRVDCGVSRDGSKALNVLKAARSYGLSAQGYRYEPEQLRENGRFPCIIHWNFNHFVVLDGFKGSKAYINDPAKGSYTVSMEQFDKCFTGVCIIFEPDETFVPEGKPKSTWNFVKKRMVGTGASVAFVILTTAITSLMGIINPAFSRVFLDRLLTGKNPEWFYPFLLGLSLATVVTLIVAWVQAVYTLKLNGKLAIVANSSFLWHVLRMPMEFFSQRMAGDIAMRQSLNEGIANALIATFAPLVLQTGMMVFYLAAMLRYSLPLTVVGLVSILVNLVMARVISEKRVNSTRVQMRDAGKLAGSTVAGIEMIETIKASGSENGFFEKWAGYQAGVNTQTEKFAHINHYLGLVPMLVESLTSTTVLMLGVYLTMKGQFTVGMILAFQGFLSGFNGPAHSLITAGQTIQEMRTNMERIEDVMEYPADVNYDEGLDGTAEYGKLTGEVEMMDVTFGYSKLDAPLIEHFDLHLKPGSRVAFVGSSGCGKSTLSKLISGLYQPWGGEIRFDGKTIGEINRSIFTGSVAVVDQDIILFEDTISNNIKMWDSSIEDFEVIMAARDASLHEDIMGRDGGYSYQLMEGGKDLSGGQRQRLEIARVLAQDPTIIILDEATSALDAKTEFEVVNAIKARGITCIVIAHRLSTIRDCDEIIVMEKGKVVERGTHEELYARGGVYTLLVSSE from the coding sequence ATGGCAGCGAATCAAAAGAAACTGAAAAAACCAATCGAAAAGGGATATGCCAAGGTTCCTGTTGTGATGCAGATGGAAGCACTGGAGTGCGGTGCGGCAAGCCTGTGCATGGTGCTGGCCTATTACGGCAAGTGGGTGCCGCTGGAACAGGTGCGTGTTGATTGCGGCGTTTCCCGGGACGGATCCAAAGCGCTCAATGTGCTGAAGGCTGCGCGCAGCTACGGTCTCAGCGCCCAGGGCTACCGCTATGAGCCGGAGCAGCTTAGAGAAAATGGACGCTTCCCATGCATTATCCACTGGAACTTCAATCACTTTGTGGTGCTCGACGGCTTTAAGGGAAGCAAGGCATACATAAACGACCCAGCCAAGGGGTCGTACACTGTTTCCATGGAGCAGTTTGACAAGTGCTTCACCGGGGTGTGTATCATTTTTGAGCCGGATGAAACCTTCGTCCCGGAAGGAAAGCCCAAGAGCACCTGGAACTTTGTGAAAAAACGTATGGTGGGTACCGGAGCATCGGTTGCTTTTGTGATCCTTACCACGGCCATCACCTCGCTGATGGGCATTATCAATCCTGCGTTTTCCCGGGTATTTCTGGATCGATTGCTTACCGGAAAGAACCCTGAGTGGTTTTACCCATTCCTGCTGGGCCTTTCTTTGGCAACCGTCGTAACGCTGATTGTTGCGTGGGTGCAGGCGGTCTATACGTTGAAACTAAACGGTAAGCTGGCTATTGTGGCGAATTCATCCTTTTTGTGGCATGTACTGCGGATGCCCATGGAGTTTTTCTCTCAGCGCATGGCCGGGGATATTGCCATGCGGCAGTCTCTCAACGAAGGGATTGCAAACGCCCTGATTGCTACCTTTGCACCGCTGGTGCTGCAGACGGGAATGATGGTATTTTACTTAGCCGCTATGCTACGGTACAGCTTACCGTTGACAGTGGTGGGACTTGTCTCCATTCTTGTAAATCTCGTTATGGCTCGGGTCATCTCTGAGAAACGGGTCAACTCCACCAGGGTGCAGATGCGCGATGCCGGCAAGCTTGCCGGTTCCACCGTTGCGGGGATCGAAATGATCGAGACCATCAAGGCCAGCGGCTCGGAAAACGGATTTTTTGAAAAGTGGGCGGGATATCAAGCTGGTGTGAACACGCAGACGGAGAAGTTCGCTCATATCAACCACTATTTGGGGCTGGTGCCGATGTTGGTTGAGTCGCTAACCTCCACTACGGTGCTGATGCTGGGCGTTTACTTGACCATGAAGGGCCAGTTCACCGTTGGTATGATTTTGGCGTTTCAAGGATTTTTAAGCGGCTTCAACGGACCGGCTCATTCCCTCATCACAGCGGGGCAGACCATTCAGGAGATGCGCACCAATATGGAACGGATCGAGGATGTCATGGAGTATCCTGCCGATGTGAATTACGACGAAGGACTCGATGGAACCGCCGAGTACGGTAAGCTAACCGGGGAGGTGGAAATGATGGATGTGACCTTCGGCTATTCTAAGCTGGATGCACCGCTCATTGAGCATTTCGATCTGCATCTGAAGCCGGGAAGTCGTGTCGCATTTGTCGGCTCCTCGGGGTGCGGTAAGAGTACGCTCAGCAAGCTGATCTCAGGACTGTACCAGCCCTGGGGCGGTGAGATCCGATTTGACGGCAAGACCATCGGGGAGATCAATCGCAGCATTTTTACCGGTTCGGTGGCGGTGGTGGATCAGGACATTATTCTATTTGAAGATACCATCAGCAATAACATTAAGATGTGGGACAGCTCCATAGAGGACTTTGAAGTCATCATGGCCGCTCGGGATGCCAGCCTCCACGAAGACATCATGGGAAGGGACGGCGGATATTCCTATCAGCTGATGGAGGGTGGCAAGGACTTATCCGGAGGTCAGCGGCAAAGGTTGGAAATTGCAAGAGTTTTGGCCCAGGACCCGACCATCATCATCCTGGACGAGGCGACTTCTGCTCTGGATGCAAAGACCGAATTTGAGGTGGTCAACGCCATCAAAGCGCGTGGTATTACTTGTATCGTTATCGCCCATCGACTCTCTACCATCCGGGACTGCGACGAAATCATCGTGATGGAAAAGGGTAAGGTTGTGGAACGAGGGACTCACGAGGAGCTATATGCCAGAGGCGGGGTCTATACCTTGCTTGTGTCGAGCGAATGA
- a CDS encoding STAS domain-containing protein produces MTINKILNATELTVALSGRLDTTTAPQLEAELKASMNGVESLVLDFSELEYISSAGLRVLLSAQKVMSKQGKMVIRHVNETILEVFEVTGFTDILTVE; encoded by the coding sequence ATGACAATTAACAAAATTTTAAACGCAACCGAATTAACTGTGGCCCTGTCCGGACGCCTGGACACCACCACAGCACCTCAGCTGGAAGCGGAGCTGAAGGCTTCCATGAATGGCGTGGAGTCCCTTGTTTTAGATTTTTCAGAGCTGGAATACATATCCTCTGCCGGATTACGCGTGCTGTTATCTGCACAGAAGGTAATGAGCAAGCAGGGAAAAATGGTGATCCGCCATGTGAACGAAACCATCCTGGAAGTGTTTGAGGTCACTGGGTTTACCGACATTCTGACGGTGGAATAG